One Candidatus Methylomirabilota bacterium genomic window, GACACCATGACGGCGACGGAGCTCCTGAAGAAGGATCACAGCGAGGTCAAGAAACTGTTCACGCAACTGGGCCGCACGACGACCCGCGCGGCCAGGAGGCGGGAGGGACTGATCGACAAGCTCGCCGAAGAGCTCGAGATACACGCGCAGGTCGAAGAGGAAATCTTCTATCCGGCCATGAAGGAGTCCGGCGAGGGTGAGGATCTCGTTCAAGAGGCCCTGGACGAACACGGCGAGATGAAGCGGCTGATGGCCGAGCTTCAGGGCATGGATGTCTCCTCGGACGACGTCGCCGCCAAGGCGGAGGAGCTCCGGGAAGCCGTCG contains:
- a CDS encoding hemerythrin domain-containing protein — its product is MTATELLKKDHSEVKKLFTQLGRTTTRAARRREGLIDKLAEELEIHAQVEEEIFYPAMKESGEGEDLVQEALDEHGEMKRLMAELQGMDVSSDDVAAKAEELREAVVHHATEEEREMFPLARKRLGTEELSRLGEQIQSRKAELKGSPVQRAKHTIKKGIRKIA